In a single window of the Haladaptatus sp. R4 genome:
- a CDS encoding glycosyltransferase family 4 protein, whose product MNILVLSDYFWPDRTGGIAKSLLTEVEGLSERGHNVVVLSRRLDDESPEHESRDGYELYRYDSPPKDSSIYQLYPLFTFARVPKTIGNLDERYDFDVAYIHNSFQAVGFRMSSLDIPFVNVFHAPIPREIEVEAERGKYGWKTPLVRVANQGFKLLENVAVQNSDDLITRSQFMTKEMYDLYDNPGSVREIPLAVDTDRFEFAPDPTPAREELGLPLDRPILLTVRRLVARMGLENLVRAMETVVEDHPDALLLIGGKGYLKDKLERMVEEKGLTDNVRLLGFVAEDELPKYYQAANYFVMPTLELEGFGLSSLEALSSGTPVIGTPVGGTPEVIGPLDEELLCDSPSPDDLAESISTWLEKDGRDEMRQKSREYCESRFSVAQVTSSLESTFNDVTGDGSSTSRVSQSL is encoded by the coding sequence ATGAATATTTTAGTGCTTTCGGATTATTTCTGGCCGGATCGCACAGGTGGTATCGCTAAGTCCCTCCTGACCGAGGTGGAGGGGCTCTCGGAACGAGGACACAACGTCGTCGTTCTCAGTAGACGGTTGGACGACGAATCTCCTGAACACGAGAGCAGGGACGGCTACGAACTGTATCGATACGACAGTCCACCGAAAGACTCCTCCATTTATCAACTGTATCCGCTCTTCACGTTCGCTCGGGTTCCGAAAACGATCGGAAACTTGGACGAGAGATACGACTTCGACGTCGCATACATCCACAATTCCTTCCAAGCCGTCGGATTCCGGATGTCGTCGCTCGATATCCCGTTCGTCAACGTATTTCACGCGCCGATTCCTCGGGAGATCGAGGTCGAAGCGGAACGGGGAAAGTACGGATGGAAAACGCCACTGGTTCGAGTGGCGAACCAAGGGTTCAAACTGCTCGAAAACGTCGCCGTTCAGAATTCCGACGATCTGATTACCCGGAGTCAGTTCATGACGAAGGAGATGTACGACCTCTACGACAACCCCGGATCTGTACGTGAGATTCCGCTGGCCGTGGACACCGACAGATTCGAATTCGCCCCGGACCCGACGCCCGCCCGCGAGGAGTTGGGCCTCCCCCTCGACCGGCCGATTCTGTTGACGGTTCGCCGGTTGGTGGCAAGAATGGGATTGGAAAACCTCGTGCGAGCGATGGAAACCGTCGTCGAGGACCACCCGGACGCACTGCTCCTGATCGGCGGGAAGGGGTATCTGAAGGACAAACTCGAACGGATGGTCGAAGAGAAAGGACTCACGGACAACGTTCGGTTGCTCGGGTTCGTTGCGGAGGATGAACTCCCGAAATACTACCAAGCAGCAAACTACTTCGTGATGCCGACGTTGGAGTTGGAGGGATTCGGACTGTCGAGTCTCGAAGCGCTTAGCTCTGGAACGCCCGTGATCGGAACGCCTGTCGGCGGAACCCCGGAAGTCATCGGTCCGCTCGACGAAGAACTCCTCTGTGATAGTCCGTCCCCGGACGACCTCGCCGAAAGTATCTCCACGTGGCTGGAAAAGGACGGCCGGGACGAGATGCGACAGAAGAGTCGGGAGTACTGCGAGTCACGGTTTTCCGTCGCTCAGGTGACGAGTTCTCTGGAGAGTACGTTCAACGACGTGACCGGGGACGGATCGTCTACCTCACGCGTATCCCAGTCGCTCTAA
- a CDS encoding sulfatase-like hydrolase/transferase has protein sequence MDAFEDHFDWLDGLRFSNGYSTSHWTIPAHGSLFTGKYPSEIGVHSKSPSLDCPETVLAERLADEGYKTRMWSANPNMMFWEGWERGFDEVVDPGTLNPNHTDVIDWTEFLNSVETHSWTKYPKAVWHAIQADCSTVAAFEQGYRRMTKSDADGGGRDVLERIRETDIGSKEFAFINLMEAHAPYHPPESSEAPINVVIGDAFADSVTNPNEIRKAYDTSAAYLSEIYEQIFDELMDEFDYVITVSDHGEMLGEQGMWNHGYGLYEELVHVPIVISGEDVESRVEDATVSLLDVYQTIVELAGCDADSRGQSLLDDLRSRDYLTEYHGFLDRHREQFERKGVSTEVFDEHDTPLNGVATKSGFYGYQTMDGFQSHGTADRDDPEALLAELLDHREVRSVENSSLDVTDDVQERLERLGYA, from the coding sequence TTGGACGCATTCGAAGACCATTTCGATTGGCTCGACGGACTGCGGTTCTCGAACGGTTACTCCACGTCTCATTGGACGATTCCAGCACACGGATCGCTGTTTACTGGTAAATATCCGAGCGAGATAGGCGTTCACAGCAAGTCACCCTCTCTCGACTGTCCCGAGACCGTCCTCGCTGAGCGATTGGCGGACGAAGGGTACAAAACACGGATGTGGAGCGCGAACCCGAACATGATGTTTTGGGAGGGATGGGAGCGTGGATTCGACGAAGTGGTCGACCCGGGAACCCTCAATCCGAACCACACGGACGTCATCGACTGGACCGAGTTCCTCAACAGCGTGGAGACACACAGTTGGACGAAGTATCCGAAAGCGGTCTGGCACGCCATTCAAGCGGACTGTTCGACGGTTGCAGCCTTCGAGCAAGGATATCGACGAATGACGAAGTCGGATGCCGATGGCGGTGGACGGGACGTTCTGGAGCGAATTCGGGAGACCGATATCGGGAGCAAAGAATTCGCGTTCATCAACCTCATGGAAGCGCATGCACCGTATCATCCGCCCGAATCCTCGGAAGCACCGATAAACGTGGTTATCGGGGATGCGTTCGCCGATTCCGTGACGAATCCGAACGAGATTCGGAAAGCGTACGACACATCTGCCGCCTACCTATCGGAAATCTACGAGCAGATATTCGACGAGTTGATGGACGAGTTCGATTACGTGATCACCGTGTCGGACCACGGCGAGATGTTGGGCGAACAAGGGATGTGGAATCACGGCTACGGATTGTACGAGGAACTCGTTCACGTTCCAATCGTCATAAGCGGTGAAGACGTGGAATCACGCGTCGAAGACGCAACGGTTAGCCTGTTGGATGTCTACCAAACCATCGTCGAGTTGGCTGGTTGTGACGCTGATTCACGGGGACAATCGTTGCTGGATGACCTTCGCTCACGGGACTATCTGACCGAGTACCACGGATTTCTGGACCGTCACCGGGAACAGTTCGAGCGAAAGGGCGTCTCGACAGAGGTCTTCGACGAACACGACACGCCCCTGAACGGCGTCGCCACGAAGTCCGGTTTTTACGGATATCAAACGATGGACGGGTTCCAATCCCACGGTACTGCGGATCGAGACGACCCCGAAGCGCTATTGGCGGAATTACTTGATCACCGAGAGGTTCGATCGGTCGAAAACAGTTCCCTGGACGTCACTGACGATGTCCAAGAGCGATTAGAGCGACTGGGATACGCGTGA
- a CDS encoding glycosyltransferase family 39 protein, with translation MTLLAFIFRLFAIPVSLFGLNTYSKHDAVGFRITAHRIADGRIPLTHIDLTNVYHYWGSMLSLFYWLPGPSDVYSHLFVAAIGCLPVWFVYEIATELYDRRAAVYATLPIAVFPTFLLVQTSLIREGPVLLLITAIVYLFVVPTDASRGDPRYLIMLCFVLVTLFRPENLFVYAFAIFIAWGIKIYSYIETYYDVGVSFKHERLASALFGSLSTGIALIAGQKILSFAIAPRRAKRARGGSAYLVGIIPSDLFTAAWFAPIGIAYFLFSPFPWMVKSWTYLAPMAVGILNLGLFIAGLVGAKTLIKARPQVAIPLIAAFALLTLFYGLMEGNVGAAIRHRQMVIWVMYLCAGVGLAERFGVDVSVRDMHIRLVRRAKHEISKPIAVQSN, from the coding sequence ATGACGCTGCTCGCATTTATTTTTCGTCTCTTTGCTATTCCAGTGTCCCTATTCGGACTGAATACCTATAGCAAGCACGACGCAGTCGGGTTTAGGATCACAGCCCACCGCATCGCCGATGGACGGATTCCCCTCACGCACATAGATTTAACGAACGTATACCACTACTGGGGATCGATGCTTTCGTTATTTTATTGGCTCCCCGGTCCATCTGACGTATATTCGCATCTTTTCGTCGCAGCCATTGGATGCCTCCCCGTCTGGTTTGTTTACGAGATCGCAACGGAACTTTACGACAGGCGCGCAGCAGTTTATGCAACCCTTCCCATCGCGGTCTTCCCAACATTCCTCTTAGTCCAAACTAGCTTGATACGGGAGGGTCCGGTACTGCTGCTGATCACTGCTATCGTGTATCTCTTTGTCGTCCCGACTGACGCTTCCCGTGGTGACCCACGATATCTCATCATGCTGTGCTTTGTGCTGGTCACACTTTTCCGACCAGAGAATCTATTCGTCTATGCCTTCGCCATTTTCATTGCATGGGGAATTAAAATCTATTCCTATATAGAAACATATTATGACGTAGGCGTCAGTTTTAAACATGAGCGTCTAGCATCCGCACTCTTCGGTTCGTTGTCTACCGGTATTGCCCTTATCGCCGGTCAAAAGATCCTTTCCTTTGCGATCGCTCCTAGACGCGCTAAGCGGGCTCGCGGAGGAAGCGCATATCTCGTCGGGATTATCCCCAGCGATCTGTTCACTGCCGCGTGGTTTGCTCCAATCGGAATTGCGTATTTTCTTTTTAGCCCGTTCCCGTGGATGGTCAAATCGTGGACCTACCTAGCTCCGATGGCGGTTGGGATTCTCAATCTCGGGTTATTCATCGCTGGACTTGTCGGCGCGAAGACGTTGATAAAGGCACGTCCTCAGGTAGCGATCCCACTTATCGCTGCATTCGCACTCCTCACCCTCTTTTACGGGTTAATGGAAGGAAACGTCGGTGCCGCGATCCGCCACCGTCAGATGGTGATTTGGGTAATGTATCTTTGTGCGGGTGTTGGGCTTGCTGAGCGCTTCGGAGTTGACGTGTCGGTTCGAGATATGCATATTCGGCTGGTTCGTAGAGCTAAACATGAGATATCGAAACCGATAGCTGTCCAATCTAATTGA
- a CDS encoding O-antigen ligase has translation MSSVLTHTVRIPRLIGYIAVTIPTAGIILRYLLAHPDWKSIDRVSLGFLGAIWLAFIAAFALNPSFWSGIRTAVFIGFSFLVVCVLPTIIDQRSFEYVLSVISAVLCLVAIVIWATGTYFTIAGHHPGWYFPTPLPIIGKIDPIAGILDGSNLMGAVCVIGAFISIAHYFRTRNAWFSLITGLLVIGSILSASRTAILSLAAGLGILAAYYVGGRRLMTLCTLVGLACLATVLLSEFGFIPSVGPLGSIRFTGRIELWRSTWRAVSDSPFVGWGAVNTKELIQPYMTSSRTAGRGIHNSYLRMFAMTGFIGGVSYLGLTIVAGIRSWKAAVTPVQATYFALFIAIVVMQVFNAGTIFGYGLRSFLYAVVTGFALTAYRTESTRLASTSGSDYYSYAITVFRTVIRDNP, from the coding sequence GTGTCGAGCGTGCTCACCCATACTGTTCGAATCCCGAGGCTAATAGGATATATTGCAGTAACGATCCCCACTGCGGGGATTATTCTTCGGTATCTCTTAGCTCACCCTGACTGGAAATCAATAGATCGTGTCTCCCTTGGATTTTTGGGGGCAATCTGGCTCGCATTTATCGCAGCGTTCGCACTTAATCCGAGCTTCTGGAGTGGTATTCGAACGGCGGTCTTTATCGGATTCTCTTTTTTGGTTGTCTGTGTACTCCCCACAATTATTGATCAGAGGTCATTCGAATACGTGTTGTCAGTAATTTCGGCAGTCTTGTGTCTTGTAGCCATCGTGATCTGGGCGACAGGAACCTACTTCACGATCGCAGGACATCATCCCGGATGGTATTTCCCAACTCCCCTGCCAATTATTGGCAAAATCGACCCAATCGCAGGAATATTAGATGGTTCAAATCTGATGGGTGCGGTCTGTGTGATTGGAGCTTTTATTTCTATCGCACACTATTTCCGTACTCGTAATGCATGGTTCTCATTAATTACTGGTCTCCTTGTTATCGGATCTATCTTATCTGCGTCTCGGACTGCGATTCTCTCGCTTGCAGCAGGACTTGGTATTCTTGCTGCGTACTACGTCGGTGGACGCCGTTTAATGACGCTTTGTACCCTCGTGGGCCTCGCTTGTCTCGCGACAGTGCTCTTATCGGAGTTTGGATTTATCCCATCTGTCGGTCCGCTTGGATCGATTCGGTTCACCGGAAGAATCGAACTGTGGCGTTCGACGTGGCGCGCAGTTAGTGACTCTCCTTTCGTTGGATGGGGGGCAGTAAACACAAAAGAGTTGATTCAACCCTATATGACAAGCTCTCGCACCGCAGGGCGTGGAATCCACAATTCATATCTTCGGATGTTCGCAATGACGGGATTCATCGGGGGGGTGTCGTACTTGGGATTGACAATCGTTGCAGGTATCCGGAGTTGGAAGGCGGCCGTAACACCAGTCCAGGCAACCTATTTCGCGTTATTTATTGCTATTGTGGTCATGCAGGTATTCAATGCAGGCACGATTTTCGGATACGGGCTTCGCTCATTTCTTTATGCAGTCGTGACTGGATTTGCATTGACCGCTTACCGGACCGAATCTACCCGCCTCGCTTCCACGAGCGGATCTGACTATTATTCCTACGCAATCACCGTTTTTCGGACAGTGATCCGGGACAATCCATAG
- the aglF gene encoding UTP--glucose-1-phosphate uridylyltransferase AglF, whose product MKAVVLAAGKGTRLRPLTNDKPKGLVEVNGKPIVTHCFERLAELGAEEFIVVVGYRKEDIISYYDDEFEGIPITYTHQREQKGLAHALLTVEEHIDDDFMLILGDNIFEANLEDVVRRQQEDRADAAFLTEEVPYEDASRFGVCDTNDYGEITDVVEKPEDPPSNLVMTGFYTFTPAIFHACHLVQPSNRGEYEISEAIDLLIQSGRTIDAIRMDGWRIDVGYPEDRDEAEKRLSDEEVVSSSA is encoded by the coding sequence ATGAAAGCTGTAGTCCTGGCAGCTGGCAAGGGTACCCGTCTTCGACCCCTCACGAACGACAAGCCGAAGGGCTTGGTCGAGGTGAACGGCAAGCCAATCGTCACTCACTGTTTCGAGCGACTCGCCGAACTCGGCGCCGAGGAGTTCATCGTCGTCGTCGGCTATCGCAAAGAAGACATCATCAGCTACTACGACGACGAGTTCGAAGGGATTCCGATCACCTACACCCATCAGCGGGAACAGAAGGGTCTCGCCCACGCGTTGTTGACCGTCGAGGAACACATCGACGACGACTTCATGCTGATTCTGGGCGACAACATCTTCGAAGCGAACCTCGAAGACGTGGTTCGTCGGCAGCAGGAGGACCGAGCGGATGCCGCGTTCCTCACCGAAGAAGTGCCGTACGAGGACGCCAGCCGATTCGGCGTCTGTGACACCAACGACTACGGCGAAATCACGGACGTCGTGGAGAAGCCCGAAGACCCACCGTCGAACCTCGTGATGACCGGGTTCTACACGTTCACCCCGGCGATTTTCCACGCCTGCCATCTCGTACAGCCGTCGAACCGCGGCGAGTACGAGATCAGCGAGGCCATCGATTTGCTGATTCAGAGTGGTCGCACCATCGATGCGATTCGCATGGATGGATGGCGCATCGACGTCGGCTATCCCGAGGACCGCGACGAGGCGGAAAAGCGCCTCTCGGACGAAGAAGTGGTCAGTTCGTCCGCGTAG
- a CDS encoding sugar transferase, whose amino-acid sequence MYKPRPRRILDTLFVTEKRLLIAVLGLATIGYFDYTYRLPRSTLIIVAAFLCVLLPLLFVTIRRRPAIKTDCPIVIGDDIRYIRDVLTVINTPVLGYVSPLSGAEITDREREQVAPDGGTEQPLAGVERLGGLSRLEDVLLENSVDTAILAFSTTDRAEFFGALDTCYKHGVTAKAPRRQIDSVLTKAEATEDDELIEIALEPWDWQDYLLKRSFDVLFAASSLLLFAPLLGLIALAVKLDSSGPVFYSQARTAEFGGTFQVYKFRSMVTDAEAGTGAKLSEEDKGEVDPRVTRVGKILRRTHLDEIPQLWSILAGDMSVVGPRPERPELDSDIETGVVEWRKRWFIKPGLTGLAQISDATGHEPAKKLRYDIEYIRRQSFWFDVQIVVRQLWGVVRDVGDLVSGEDEQ is encoded by the coding sequence ATGTACAAGCCGCGTCCGCGGCGAATACTCGACACCCTGTTCGTCACCGAAAAACGGCTCCTCATCGCGGTTCTCGGACTCGCGACGATAGGGTACTTCGACTATACGTACCGACTCCCGCGCTCGACGCTCATCATCGTCGCCGCGTTTCTCTGCGTTCTCCTCCCGCTTCTGTTCGTTACCATCCGCCGCCGACCGGCCATCAAAACCGACTGTCCCATCGTCATCGGGGACGACATCCGCTACATTCGGGACGTTCTCACCGTTATCAACACACCCGTGTTGGGGTACGTTTCGCCGTTGAGCGGGGCCGAAATCACGGACCGGGAACGTGAGCAAGTCGCCCCGGACGGCGGCACGGAACAACCGTTGGCGGGCGTGGAACGCCTCGGCGGACTCTCCCGGTTGGAGGACGTCCTGCTCGAAAACAGCGTCGATACCGCCATCCTGGCGTTCTCGACCACCGACCGAGCCGAGTTCTTCGGCGCGCTCGACACGTGTTACAAACACGGCGTCACCGCGAAGGCACCCCGTAGACAGATAGACAGCGTTCTCACCAAGGCGGAGGCGACGGAAGACGACGAACTCATCGAAATCGCGCTCGAACCGTGGGACTGGCAGGATTACCTCCTGAAGCGGTCGTTCGACGTGCTGTTCGCAGCCAGCAGTCTCCTCCTGTTCGCGCCGCTCCTCGGCCTCATCGCGCTGGCGGTCAAACTCGACAGTTCCGGTCCCGTGTTCTACAGCCAAGCACGAACCGCGGAGTTCGGCGGCACGTTCCAGGTGTACAAGTTCCGGAGTATGGTTACCGACGCGGAAGCCGGAACGGGGGCCAAATTAAGCGAAGAGGACAAGGGGGAAGTCGACCCTCGCGTCACGCGTGTGGGGAAAATCCTCCGACGGACTCACTTGGACGAGATTCCACAACTGTGGTCGATTCTGGCGGGAGATATGAGTGTCGTCGGTCCACGTCCGGAGCGACCTGAACTGGACTCCGACATCGAAACGGGCGTCGTCGAATGGAGAAAACGATGGTTCATCAAGCCCGGTTTGACCGGTCTCGCACAGATCAGCGATGCCACTGGACACGAACCGGCCAAGAAACTCCGATACGACATCGAGTACATCCGTCGGCAGTCGTTCTGGTTCGACGTACAAATCGTGGTTCGACAGCTATGGGGAGTGGTCAGGGACGTCGGAGACCTCGTCAGTGGCGAAGACGAACAGTAG
- a CDS encoding NAD-dependent epimerase/dehydratase family protein — MVQTPASKTVLVTGGAGFVGSHLVDALVRENEVRILDDFSTGKRSNVNDDATLIEGDIRDSETLRRATEDVDLIFHEAGVVSVQQSVENPIQANEVELDATLALLERARELDARVVLASSCAIYGQPTEIPVSEDEPFSPSSPYGLQKSALDHYARLYEELYGLETVALRYFNIYGPRQSSGDYSGVISIFKRQATNGEPITVDGDGEQTRDFVHVDDVVRANLLAATTDHVGEAYNVGTGASVTIKELAETIRDVSGSSSDVVHTDPRQGDIEESKADISKARDKLGYEPTIPLDEGISSLL, encoded by the coding sequence ATGGTCCAAACACCAGCCTCGAAAACCGTCCTCGTCACCGGCGGTGCGGGATTCGTCGGCAGCCATCTCGTCGATGCGCTCGTTCGGGAGAACGAGGTCCGAATCCTCGATGACTTCAGCACCGGGAAGCGCTCCAACGTAAACGACGATGCGACGCTCATCGAAGGCGATATCCGCGATTCCGAGACCCTCCGACGTGCAACGGAAGATGTCGACCTGATATTCCACGAAGCGGGTGTCGTGAGCGTCCAGCAGTCCGTCGAGAATCCGATACAGGCGAACGAAGTCGAACTCGACGCGACGCTCGCGCTGCTCGAACGCGCGCGCGAACTCGACGCCCGCGTCGTCCTTGCTTCGAGTTGTGCGATTTACGGACAACCGACCGAGATTCCGGTTTCGGAGGACGAACCGTTCTCCCCCTCGTCACCCTACGGCTTGCAGAAATCCGCGCTCGACCACTACGCCCGCCTCTACGAGGAACTGTACGGGTTGGAGACCGTCGCGCTCAGGTATTTCAACATCTACGGCCCTCGCCAATCGAGCGGGGATTACAGCGGCGTCATCAGCATTTTCAAGCGCCAAGCGACGAACGGCGAACCGATCACCGTCGACGGAGACGGCGAGCAAACGCGCGATTTCGTCCACGTGGACGACGTCGTACGAGCCAACCTGCTGGCCGCGACGACCGACCACGTCGGCGAAGCGTACAACGTCGGCACCGGCGCGAGCGTCACGATAAAGGAACTCGCCGAGACGATTCGGGACGTCTCCGGGTCGTCGTCCGACGTCGTCCACACGGACCCCCGACAGGGGGACATAGAGGAGAGCAAAGCGGATATTTCGAAGGCGAGAGATAAACTCGGCTACGAACCGACGATTCCGCTGGACGAAGGGATATCGTCCTTGCTCTGA
- a CDS encoding O-antigen ligase has product MKYKTPNNSPNTIPPQKRSKSIGIGKYIKIILFLSLLSTQVNGIPTLVGYLAVIGSIAVIVVVAVKNEMVNFQYDRYALGTILLFSVFFIADLIITPTVTEFIRTCAYLSGTISLLFIIPNLVHVRDARYIVTRITALLVMIGLPTMLVGDIGLLGTHVLAWPMTFALIPGSAGSKVHVMQSIFANPRMLSFLTTIALPLSLGETIDDYRQGSLAVLAVNAFGVYVTQSRAAWLGLAGAAAVYFCYRVTGEKLATLSVVSGITVVAVGFPLAVLIHWTPITAVINLTGRGEIWQTVANLVVQHPLRGYGAVDTVQLLAPHLPSEHVGKGTHNSYLRAALMGGIVGYISYLGLCLYAAAQSVRAGHNGWWSVGGAVITILIMQAFASFSLFGIGLRSGMFALLLGYVFMGAQSPGTVIVSTPTLTATIRRVNNVLTR; this is encoded by the coding sequence ATGAAATACAAAACTCCAAATAACTCTCCAAATACGATACCTCCTCAGAAAAGGTCAAAAAGTATTGGAATAGGCAAATATATCAAAATAATATTGTTTCTATCCCTCCTCAGTACGCAGGTCAATGGTATTCCGACGTTGGTCGGTTATCTAGCTGTCATCGGTAGTATCGCTGTTATCGTGGTTGTTGCGGTGAAAAATGAGATGGTGAATTTCCAATACGATCGATACGCTCTGGGAACTATCTTACTTTTCAGCGTTTTCTTCATCGCCGATCTCATAATCACGCCGACGGTAACGGAATTCATCCGAACGTGTGCATACCTCAGTGGAACGATCAGTTTGCTCTTCATCATCCCCAATCTCGTTCATGTCCGTGACGCGAGATACATCGTTACTCGGATCACCGCGCTATTGGTGATGATCGGTCTTCCGACGATGCTCGTTGGAGATATCGGTCTTCTCGGCACACACGTCCTCGCATGGCCGATGACGTTTGCACTGATCCCGGGTTCCGCTGGCAGCAAGGTCCACGTGATGCAAAGCATCTTCGCGAATCCGAGAATGCTTAGCTTCCTTACGACGATAGCACTTCCGCTGTCGCTAGGGGAAACTATAGACGATTACCGTCAGGGCTCCCTCGCAGTCCTCGCGGTGAACGCGTTCGGCGTCTACGTGACGCAGTCACGCGCCGCCTGGCTTGGGCTTGCTGGCGCTGCCGCCGTGTATTTCTGTTACCGGGTGACAGGAGAAAAGCTGGCTACGCTCTCCGTTGTCTCTGGGATTACGGTCGTCGCAGTCGGGTTCCCACTGGCCGTTCTCATCCACTGGACGCCGATAACGGCGGTCATCAACCTCACCGGACGTGGAGAAATCTGGCAGACGGTGGCGAACTTGGTTGTCCAGCATCCTCTCCGTGGGTACGGAGCGGTTGATACGGTGCAACTCCTCGCACCCCATCTCCCGTCCGAGCACGTTGGAAAGGGAACGCACAACTCCTACCTCCGCGCAGCGTTGATGGGTGGTATCGTCGGATACATCTCGTACCTCGGCCTGTGTCTCTATGCGGCAGCACAGTCGGTGAGGGCGGGACACAACGGATGGTGGTCGGTTGGGGGTGCTGTAATCACCATTCTCATCATGCAGGCCTTTGCGTCCTTCAGTTTGTTCGGAATCGGATTACGATCGGGAATGTTCGCACTCCTCCTCGGGTATGTGTTCATGGGCGCCCAGAGTCCGGGAACGGTTATCGTATCGACTCCAACGCTTACCGCGACGATTCGTCGGGTGAACAACGTGCTTACACGGTAA
- a CDS encoding glycosyltransferase, producing MVALSSLVVVVFAVSLLGLLHTYFLYPALLSLLAVRKSNSVRDDARSEWPSVTLVVAAYNEEDVIEEKIENSLKLEYPADKFRIVVFSDESSDRTDEIVVPTKTTASNCNGSKAELGKPSVRTRSPPTSSRISSCTPTRTACTNRTRSRT from the coding sequence ATGGTTGCACTGAGCTCCCTCGTGGTGGTCGTGTTTGCTGTATCGCTACTGGGACTATTGCACACGTACTTTCTCTACCCCGCCCTCCTGTCCCTGCTGGCTGTTCGCAAGTCGAACAGCGTTCGGGATGACGCGCGGTCGGAGTGGCCGTCCGTCACGCTCGTGGTCGCGGCGTACAACGAGGAGGACGTCATCGAAGAGAAGATCGAGAACAGTTTGAAGCTAGAGTACCCCGCCGACAAGTTCCGAATCGTCGTTTTTTCGGACGAGTCGTCCGACCGAACGGACGAAATCGTCGTTCCTACGAAGACGACGGCATCGAACTGCAACGGATCGAAGGCCGAGTTGGGAAAACCGAGTGTCAGAACCAGGTCACCGCCGACGTCGAGTCGGATATCGTCGTGTACTCCGACGCGAACAGCATGTACGAACCGGACGCGATCAAGAACCTGA